A single window of Ferrimonas balearica DSM 9799 DNA harbors:
- a CDS encoding NAD(P)(+) transhydrogenase (Re/Si-specific) subunit beta, which yields MSNTLIYSSYLVAAVLFILGIKNLTKPRTAVLGNRLSSIGMLIAVVITLLDRNIISYEWIIAGMVLGGAIGGIMARRVQMTSMPEMVAMLNGFGGGASLFVALANAWDPAAATSMVAMISIGITVLIGAVTLSGSFVAFAKLSEKISGNPIAVPGNTFLNGALLLAGLALVAMTVIDPTNHTWQFALVAVALLLGLALVLPIGGADMPVVIALLNSYSGIAAATAGFISGNTVLIISGSLVGASGLILTQIMCKAMNRSLPNVLFGVMAEGGETIDADEVYAGKVKSSSPDEVGMLLETAERVVIVPGYGLAMAQAQHAVRELADVLQARGADVKYAIHPVAGRMPGHMNVLLAEAEVPYEQLVEMDEINPQFEQTDVAIVIGANDVTNPMAREDKGSPIYGMPILNVDKAKTVVVVKRSLSPGFAGLPNPLFAMDNSLMLFGDGKKAIVELTASLKEAG from the coding sequence ATGAGCAACACCTTGATCTACTCCAGTTACCTGGTTGCCGCGGTCCTGTTTATCCTCGGCATCAAGAACCTGACCAAGCCCCGCACTGCGGTGCTGGGTAACCGTCTCTCCAGCATCGGTATGCTGATCGCCGTGGTGATCACCCTGCTGGATCGCAACATCATCAGCTACGAATGGATCATCGCCGGTATGGTGCTGGGTGGCGCCATCGGCGGCATCATGGCTCGCCGGGTGCAGATGACCTCCATGCCGGAGATGGTGGCGATGCTGAACGGTTTTGGTGGTGGCGCGTCCCTGTTTGTGGCGCTGGCCAACGCCTGGGACCCGGCCGCCGCGACCTCCATGGTGGCGATGATCTCCATCGGCATCACCGTGCTGATTGGTGCCGTCACCCTGTCCGGCTCCTTCGTGGCCTTTGCCAAGCTGAGCGAAAAGATCTCCGGTAACCCCATCGCGGTACCCGGTAACACCTTCCTCAACGGAGCCCTGCTGCTGGCTGGTCTGGCGCTGGTGGCCATGACCGTTATCGACCCCACCAACCACACCTGGCAGTTTGCCCTGGTGGCGGTGGCCCTGCTGCTGGGTCTGGCACTGGTGCTGCCGATTGGTGGCGCCGACATGCCGGTGGTGATCGCCCTGCTGAACTCCTACTCCGGTATCGCCGCAGCGACCGCGGGCTTTATCAGCGGCAACACCGTGCTGATCATCTCCGGTTCTCTGGTAGGCGCTTCCGGCCTGATCCTGACCCAGATCATGTGTAAGGCGATGAACCGCAGCCTGCCCAACGTGCTGTTTGGTGTGATGGCCGAAGGCGGCGAAACCATCGATGCGGATGAGGTGTACGCCGGCAAGGTGAAATCCTCCTCCCCGGACGAAGTGGGTATGTTGCTGGAAACCGCCGAGCGCGTGGTGATTGTCCCGGGCTACGGTCTGGCGATGGCCCAGGCGCAACACGCGGTGCGTGAACTGGCTGATGTGCTGCAGGCCCGTGGTGCCGACGTGAAGTACGCCATCCACCCGGTAGCCGGACGTATGCCGGGCCACATGAACGTGCTGCTGGCCGAGGCGGAAGTGCCCTACGAGCAGCTGGTTGAGATGGATGAGATCAACCCGCAGTTCGAGCAGACCGACGTCGCCATTGTTATCGGTGCCAACGACGTGACCAACCCGATGGCCCGTGAGGACAAAGGCAGCCCGATCTACGGCATGCCGATCCTCAACGTCGACAAAGCCAAAACCGTGGTGGTGGTGAAGCGTTCTCTGAGCCCCGGCTTTGCCGGCCTGCCCAACCCGCTGTTCGCCATGGACAACAGCCTGATGCTGTTCGGCGATGGTAAGAAGGCGATTGTGGAGCTGACCGCTTCCCTCAAAGAAGCCGGCTAA
- a CDS encoding O-acetylhomoserine aminocarboxypropyltransferase/cysteine synthase family protein, with translation MKDETLSLHFGYETDPTTKAVATPIYQTVAYEFDDAQHGADLFNLSVAGNIYTRIMNPTNDVLEQRMAALEGGIAGLVVSAGSAAINYAIQTLAQAGDNIVSTPQLYGGTYTLFAHMLPSQGIEVRFAKDDQPESLAALIDGNTKAVYCESIGNPAGNIVDIERLAELAHAQGVPVIVDNTVATPVLCKPISFGADIVVHSLTKYVGGHGTTLGGVIVDSGRFPWAQHAERFPALNQPEPAYHGVVYTEAFGDAAFIGRARTVPLRNTGSALSPMNAFMLLQGLETLSLRMERHTENALKVAQYLAAHDKVSWVSYAGLPESPYFPLAEKYTGGRPSGILSFGLKDGYEAGVRFYDALTIFKRLVNIGDAKSLACHPASTTHRQLTEAEQKQAGVSPEMIRLSVGIEHIDDILADLEQALNA, from the coding sequence ATGAAAGACGAAACGCTCTCCCTCCATTTCGGCTACGAGACCGACCCGACCACCAAGGCGGTGGCGACGCCCATCTACCAGACCGTGGCCTACGAGTTCGACGATGCCCAGCATGGCGCTGACCTGTTCAATCTGTCGGTGGCGGGCAACATCTACACCCGCATCATGAACCCCACCAACGATGTGCTGGAGCAGCGCATGGCGGCGCTGGAAGGGGGCATCGCCGGGCTGGTGGTAAGTGCGGGCAGTGCCGCCATCAACTACGCCATCCAGACACTGGCGCAGGCGGGCGACAACATCGTCTCCACCCCGCAACTCTATGGCGGCACCTACACCCTGTTCGCCCACATGCTGCCCAGCCAGGGCATCGAAGTGCGCTTTGCCAAAGACGATCAACCAGAGAGCCTGGCGGCACTGATTGATGGCAACACCAAGGCGGTGTACTGCGAAAGCATCGGTAACCCGGCGGGCAATATCGTCGATATCGAGCGCCTGGCGGAGCTGGCCCACGCCCAGGGGGTGCCGGTGATTGTCGACAATACGGTGGCCACGCCGGTGCTGTGCAAGCCCATCAGCTTTGGCGCCGACATTGTGGTGCATTCACTCACCAAGTACGTGGGCGGCCATGGCACCACCCTGGGGGGCGTTATCGTCGACAGCGGCCGCTTCCCCTGGGCCCAACACGCCGAGCGCTTCCCGGCCCTGAATCAGCCTGAACCGGCCTACCATGGCGTGGTGTACACCGAGGCGTTTGGCGATGCCGCGTTCATCGGCCGGGCCCGCACCGTGCCGCTGCGCAACACCGGTTCGGCGCTGTCGCCCATGAACGCCTTTATGCTGCTGCAGGGGCTGGAAACCCTGTCACTGCGGATGGAGCGCCACACCGAGAACGCGCTGAAGGTGGCCCAGTATCTGGCGGCTCACGATAAGGTCAGCTGGGTCAGCTACGCCGGTTTGCCGGAATCGCCCTACTTCCCGCTGGCGGAGAAGTACACCGGCGGCCGTCCCTCCGGCATCCTCTCCTTCGGGCTGAAGGATGGGTATGAGGCGGGCGTGCGGTTCTACGATGCGCTGACCATCTTCAAGCGGCTGGTGAACATCGGTGACGCCAAGTCACTGGCCTGCCATCCGGCCTCCACCACCCACCGCCAGCTGACCGAAGCGGAGCAGAAGCAGGCCGGGGTCTCCCCGGAGATGATCCGCCTGTCGGTGGGCATCGAGCACATCGACGACATCCTGGCGGATCTGGAGCAGGCCCTGAACGCCTGA
- a CDS encoding fimbria/pilus outer membrane usher protein: protein MTLALVKLSGRRLWGWLALLPLSVSAMTMTLPLQLAGNGLGDVPVVFEGVAVYAVELPALQSLLGRRVSDEVWTLLQNEMGPRREIRFEQLEAAGITLTLDPATLSLQASIAPEAHGDISVNFGEDTTQFAPSPSAGFSWLNSFNLAHNESWQDSDNSRFSSLEWLAQMNIGGAEGVNLQLANYLELEDDSTSVLRGEWRAYYDNPYQPYRLSVGDIEGGVAGHLPGGSFGGIAIESDYATLQPERTIGPTNNQLLVLQESADVEISINGQVIFSGRQEAGRFNLTNLPMANGANDIVVRITYLSGRTETRVFSQFYNNTLLQQGMVNYAFSAGVPSLFGDDGVEYQDGWAANGFVEYGVSENLTLGLNGVIGQYGYLLGTTATMGTRWGNFSARLSGSHSDELDFGHIASLSFESRIIGSAEGSAPNLRMTLERASDFSARMWEETQQPLSYDRVLANYVWTINEQWDATLSGSYFNDEFAGETLSASSQVNWRYGDFILGGGVSYNNDPQLEGDEVAYFVTFDWYWAHPQHGYTVGANYNTHNNRARLNVSRSNNDRVGSMGFRAQAEYDDFQDRETAVLNYTANRARVEGEVERSRSHSGGEPLYTASIRANTAIGFADGKVGWGRAQPGPFLVTQLHPTLEAPAQVGVSQGGYLAEATPWLGSLIPLDLAYANNMVDIGVEDAPLGYDWGQSRYTLSPGAATGHFVEVGSDSAYTVHGILLDETGAPIGYRQGELQQGDLRLSFFTNKTGRFYIQGASPGRYTLVVLGPRFRPLSLEIAPSDSSLINLGTYHVECVKEECRDNP, encoded by the coding sequence ATGACCCTGGCCCTGGTTAAGCTGTCGGGGCGCCGCCTGTGGGGCTGGCTGGCGTTGTTGCCCCTGAGCGTATCGGCGATGACCATGACCTTGCCGCTGCAACTGGCGGGCAATGGACTGGGCGATGTGCCGGTGGTGTTCGAAGGCGTTGCAGTCTACGCGGTGGAGTTGCCGGCGCTGCAGTCGCTGTTGGGCCGTCGGGTTTCCGATGAGGTTTGGACCCTGCTGCAAAACGAGATGGGCCCGCGCCGCGAAATCCGCTTTGAGCAGCTGGAAGCGGCTGGCATCACCCTGACGCTGGATCCGGCCACCCTCTCTCTTCAGGCCAGCATCGCACCCGAAGCGCACGGGGACATCTCGGTCAACTTTGGCGAAGACACCACCCAGTTCGCGCCCAGCCCCAGCGCCGGGTTCAGTTGGCTGAACAGCTTTAATCTGGCCCATAACGAAAGCTGGCAGGACAGCGACAACAGCCGCTTCTCCAGTTTGGAGTGGCTGGCGCAGATGAACATTGGCGGCGCAGAAGGCGTCAACCTGCAACTGGCCAACTATCTGGAGCTGGAGGACGACAGTACCAGTGTGCTGCGTGGTGAGTGGCGCGCCTACTACGACAATCCCTACCAGCCTTACCGCCTGTCGGTGGGGGACATTGAGGGCGGCGTGGCCGGCCATCTTCCCGGTGGCAGCTTTGGTGGTATCGCCATCGAAAGTGATTACGCCACCCTGCAGCCGGAGCGCACCATCGGCCCCACTAACAATCAACTGCTGGTGCTGCAGGAATCCGCGGATGTGGAGATCTCCATCAACGGCCAGGTGATCTTCAGTGGCCGTCAGGAGGCGGGGCGCTTCAATCTGACCAACCTGCCGATGGCCAATGGCGCCAACGACATCGTGGTGCGCATCACCTACCTGTCCGGCCGCACCGAAACCCGGGTGTTCTCCCAGTTCTACAACAACACCCTGTTGCAGCAGGGGATGGTGAACTACGCCTTCAGTGCCGGTGTGCCGTCCCTGTTTGGTGATGATGGGGTGGAATACCAGGACGGCTGGGCCGCCAACGGCTTTGTGGAATATGGCGTTAGTGAAAACCTGACCCTGGGCCTTAACGGTGTGATCGGCCAGTACGGTTACCTTCTGGGCACCACGGCCACCATGGGCACCCGTTGGGGCAATTTCTCCGCCCGCCTGTCGGGCAGTCACAGCGACGAGTTGGACTTTGGCCATATTGCGTCACTGAGCTTTGAAAGCCGGATTATCGGCAGTGCCGAGGGCAGTGCCCCCAATTTGCGGATGACCCTGGAGCGGGCCAGCGACTTTTCCGCCCGGATGTGGGAGGAAACCCAGCAGCCCCTGAGTTACGACCGGGTGCTGGCCAACTACGTCTGGACCATCAATGAGCAGTGGGACGCCACCCTGTCCGGCTCCTACTTTAATGACGAATTTGCCGGAGAGACCCTGAGCGCGTCATCCCAGGTGAACTGGCGTTACGGCGACTTCATTCTCGGTGGCGGGGTCAGCTACAACAACGACCCGCAGCTGGAGGGGGATGAGGTCGCCTATTTTGTCACCTTCGACTGGTACTGGGCGCATCCCCAGCACGGCTATACCGTGGGCGCCAACTACAACACCCACAACAACCGGGCGCGCCTGAACGTCAGCCGCTCCAACAACGACCGGGTTGGCAGCATGGGCTTCCGGGCCCAGGCCGAATACGACGATTTCCAGGACCGGGAAACCGCGGTGCTGAACTACACCGCCAACCGGGCTCGGGTGGAAGGCGAGGTGGAGCGAAGCCGCAGTCATAGCGGTGGTGAGCCGCTCTATACCGCGTCAATCCGGGCCAATACCGCCATCGGCTTTGCGGATGGCAAAGTGGGGTGGGGACGGGCACAGCCGGGCCCCTTCCTGGTGACTCAGCTGCATCCGACACTGGAAGCGCCGGCGCAGGTGGGGGTTTCCCAAGGGGGTTACCTGGCGGAGGCAACGCCCTGGCTTGGCAGCCTGATACCGCTGGACCTGGCCTACGCCAACAACATGGTCGACATCGGTGTTGAGGACGCCCCCCTTGGGTATGACTGGGGCCAGAGCCGCTACACCCTGTCACCGGGTGCGGCCACCGGCCACTTTGTCGAAGTGGGTTCCGATAGCGCGTATACCGTGCACGGCATCCTGCTGGATGAAACCGGCGCACCGATTGGCTACCGCCAGGGCGAGTTGCAGCAGGGCGACCTGAGACTGTCTTTCTTTACCAACAAAACCGGCCGGTTCTATATCCAGGGCGCCAGCCCGGGGCGTTATACCCTGGTGGTGCTGGGCCCGCGATTCCGACCACTGTCGCTGGAGATCGCACCGTCCGATTCCAGCCTGATCAACTTAGGGACATATCACGTGGAATGCGTGAAGGAGGAGTGTCGTGACAATCCGTAG
- a CDS encoding fimbria/pilus periplasmic chaperone, translating to MRLGAVLLSVLLGFAPALQAFELLPMVAFLSEKGSNSEHVFQVVNTSDKPLPVEVQVKYRDVTGDKPEVLLDSDDFFVFPPQVLIPPSQTQSVKAKYIGQPLSETQSYRVVFSQLPIEDESDASAISMLFQVGALVFVGPDQTEQRLLAEIRDGNQLYLENQGTGVVIIPQLNFSVSADNGQYQWQWEQIKPLIDRQFLAPKQHVSVAVESLMKGTVTQASVEVKERR from the coding sequence ATGCGGCTAGGCGCCGTTTTGCTCTCTGTGTTGCTGGGGTTTGCACCGGCACTGCAGGCGTTTGAGTTGCTGCCGATGGTGGCGTTTCTGTCTGAAAAGGGCAGCAACAGCGAACACGTCTTTCAGGTGGTCAACACCTCCGACAAGCCGTTGCCGGTCGAAGTGCAGGTTAAGTACCGCGATGTCACCGGTGATAAGCCGGAGGTGCTGCTCGATTCCGACGATTTCTTTGTGTTTCCGCCTCAGGTGCTGATCCCGCCGAGTCAGACCCAATCCGTGAAAGCCAAGTACATCGGCCAGCCCCTGTCCGAAACCCAGTCCTACCGCGTGGTGTTCAGCCAGTTGCCCATCGAGGACGAGTCTGACGCCAGTGCCATCAGCATGCTGTTTCAGGTTGGCGCGCTGGTGTTTGTCGGCCCGGACCAGACCGAACAGCGCCTGCTGGCGGAGATCCGTGACGGCAACCAGCTCTACCTGGAAAACCAGGGCACCGGGGTGGTGATCATCCCCCAGCTGAACTTCAGTGTCAGTGCCGATAACGGCCAGTACCAGTGGCAATGGGAACAAATTAAACCGTTGATCGACCGCCAGTTCCTGGCCCCTAAGCAGCACGTCAGCGTCGCAGTGGAGAGCCTGATGAAGGGCACCGTCACCCAGGCCAGTGTTGAGGTGAAGGAACGCCGCTGA
- a CDS encoding response regulator transcription factor — MMHAAVSQYVFSGNPSWSNMLVSGLSTIFTQHQFHQVTHLETLWDLKDNDLVIYDKASLGNPASQLISPLERGGKWLIVNSDPLNDESAVGFIALGFSGLIVRDYTLEMLPRAIRALLADQLWFSREAMSSSLKQLVNVGGHCGHSVNVLGAQYQLSAKEQQVFHYLLQGKSNKEIALGMNISLSTVKNHVSNILQKTHKQSRHQLTTLLLDGPGEKRQALSVPA; from the coding sequence ATGATGCACGCAGCAGTCTCTCAATACGTGTTCTCCGGTAACCCCAGCTGGTCCAATATGCTGGTGTCCGGACTCTCCACCATCTTTACCCAACACCAGTTCCATCAGGTGACCCACCTCGAAACCTTGTGGGACCTGAAGGATAACGATCTGGTGATCTACGACAAAGCCAGCCTCGGCAATCCCGCTTCCCAGCTGATCTCCCCGCTTGAACGTGGCGGCAAATGGCTGATCGTCAACTCCGACCCGCTGAATGATGAGAGCGCCGTGGGCTTTATTGCCCTGGGGTTCTCCGGCCTCATCGTCCGGGATTACACCCTGGAGATGCTGCCGCGGGCGATTCGGGCGCTGCTGGCGGACCAGCTCTGGTTCAGCCGCGAAGCGATGTCGTCGTCACTGAAGCAGTTGGTGAACGTGGGCGGGCACTGTGGCCACTCGGTCAACGTGCTGGGCGCGCAGTACCAGTTGTCGGCCAAGGAGCAGCAGGTGTTCCACTACCTGCTGCAGGGCAAAAGCAATAAGGAGATTGCGCTGGGGATGAACATCAGTCTCAGCACGGTGAAGAACCACGTCTCCAATATCCTGCAGAAAACCCACAAGCAAAGTCGGCACCAGCTCACAACCTTGCTACTTGACGGTCCTGGGGAGAAAAGGCAGGCACTCAGCGTCCCCGCCTGA
- a CDS encoding YibL family ribosome-associated protein → MKLKQELHQLNNKLNGAKRKLDAAHRRGDQPVIDQFNEEVAALTKRIESVKTTLNRQVNQQGAKVQSLPFHRALSKEEQADLGKLKKTVRGLVVVHPMTALGRQMGLEQVTGFAPKKF, encoded by the coding sequence ATGAAACTGAAGCAGGAGCTGCACCAGCTCAATAACAAGCTCAATGGCGCCAAGCGCAAACTGGATGCGGCCCATCGCCGCGGTGACCAACCGGTTATCGACCAGTTCAATGAAGAGGTTGCTGCGCTGACCAAGCGCATCGAAAGCGTGAAAACCACCCTGAACCGCCAGGTGAACCAGCAGGGCGCCAAGGTGCAATCCCTGCCGTTCCATCGCGCTCTCAGCAAAGAGGAGCAGGCGGACCTGGGCAAGCTGAAGAAAACCGTGCGTGGTCTGGTGGTGGTGCACCCGATGACCGCGCTGGGTCGCCAGATGGGCCTGGAACAGGTCACCGGTTTCGCACCGAAAAAGTTCTGA
- a CDS encoding YihD family protein, translating to MSCHRIDELLELLEPVWQKHQDLNLTQMLAKLAEEAGFTGPLAELTDDVLIYHLKMKETGEGKMIPGIAKDYVEDFDWKGAILKARGFDDSER from the coding sequence ATGTCTTGCCACCGTATTGATGAACTGTTGGAGCTGTTGGAGCCGGTGTGGCAGAAACATCAGGATCTCAACCTGACCCAGATGCTGGCCAAACTGGCCGAAGAAGCGGGTTTCACCGGCCCGTTGGCGGAGCTGACCGACGACGTGTTGATCTACCATCTGAAGATGAAAGAGACCGGTGAGGGCAAGATGATCCCCGGCATCGCCAAGGATTATGTCGAGGACTTCGACTGGAAAGGGGCGATTCTCAAGGCCCGCGGTTTTGACGACAGCGAGCGCTGA
- a CDS encoding VWA domain-containing protein, protein MPFDTERERQDPAQQQALKNLVGRVMDRQQRQVIGQVQRERRLRHEGLNHALEREVTRWGDRLQAVVLHQSLPAAGRREITLLERCRGLDPEALAEEIPAFRLQLKGHSPMEGVLRGLAEKLPKLSHAALEQAHAELVAQWEQSLEQRYLAEQLALLDEQRAELLADLYRRLDGTEDLSALIPVSHPSEVGRLWDMADVPLSRRQMKGLTQLADFLGKQPEIKRLADQIGKMAKASNRGPLKRVKEKAIVSEQRFSTLPEEVAGVQQGKDLGRLLAVATSLLSSEELELLFFKQLIDSQLLIYEMKGKTPEKGHLKPVFRHRHADVEDNGGPFILCIDTSASMAGQPERCAKALALSLMREAVKADRDCRVMIFSTAVKSFDLLGSHGLSQARDFLGYRFHGGTDIGQCIEHACEALNLVPFANADVVVVSDFIAPRLKGEALSSLEAAQQRGNRFHAVALSREGNPALLDQMNHLWPLETSIWGRVKAQKR, encoded by the coding sequence ATGCCGTTTGATACCGAACGGGAACGCCAGGATCCGGCCCAGCAACAGGCCCTGAAAAACCTGGTGGGCCGGGTGATGGACCGACAGCAACGGCAGGTGATCGGTCAGGTTCAACGGGAACGCCGCCTGCGTCATGAGGGGCTGAATCACGCGCTGGAGCGCGAGGTGACCCGCTGGGGTGACCGCCTGCAGGCGGTGGTGTTGCACCAGTCTCTGCCCGCTGCCGGGCGTCGGGAGATTACCCTGCTGGAGCGCTGTCGAGGGCTGGACCCGGAAGCGCTGGCGGAGGAGATCCCGGCGTTCCGGTTGCAGCTGAAGGGCCACTCTCCGATGGAGGGGGTGCTGCGGGGGCTGGCGGAGAAGTTACCCAAGCTGTCCCACGCTGCGCTGGAGCAGGCCCACGCGGAACTGGTGGCGCAGTGGGAGCAGAGCCTGGAGCAGCGCTATCTGGCCGAACAGTTGGCGCTGCTGGATGAACAGCGGGCCGAGCTGTTGGCGGACCTCTACCGGCGACTGGATGGCACTGAAGACCTCAGTGCACTGATCCCGGTGTCTCACCCCTCGGAAGTGGGGCGGTTGTGGGACATGGCCGATGTGCCGCTGTCCCGCCGCCAGATGAAGGGGCTGACCCAGCTGGCGGACTTCCTCGGCAAACAACCGGAGATCAAGCGTCTGGCCGACCAGATCGGCAAGATGGCCAAAGCCTCGAACCGGGGCCCGTTAAAACGGGTAAAGGAGAAAGCGATCGTCAGCGAGCAGCGTTTCAGTACGCTGCCGGAGGAGGTGGCAGGGGTGCAGCAGGGCAAAGACCTGGGCCGGCTGTTGGCGGTGGCCACCTCATTGCTCTCCAGCGAGGAGCTTGAGTTGCTGTTCTTCAAACAGCTGATCGACTCCCAGCTGCTGATCTACGAGATGAAGGGCAAGACGCCGGAGAAAGGGCACCTGAAACCGGTGTTCCGGCATCGTCACGCCGATGTGGAGGACAACGGTGGCCCCTTTATCCTCTGCATCGACACCTCCGCCTCGATGGCGGGCCAACCGGAGCGCTGCGCCAAGGCGCTGGCCCTCTCGTTGATGCGTGAGGCGGTCAAAGCCGACCGTGACTGCCGGGTGATGATCTTCTCCACCGCCGTGAAATCCTTTGACCTGCTGGGCAGCCACGGCCTGAGCCAGGCCCGGGATTTTCTCGGTTACCGTTTTCACGGCGGCACCGACATCGGCCAGTGCATCGAGCACGCCTGCGAAGCGCTGAACCTGGTGCCTTTTGCCAATGCCGATGTGGTGGTGGTCTCTGACTTTATTGCGCCGCGGCTTAAAGGCGAGGCACTGTCCTCACTGGAAGCGGCGCAGCAGCGTGGCAACCGGTTTCATGCGGTGGCGCTGTCCCGGGAGGGCAACCCGGCCCTGCTGGACCAGATGAACCATCTGTGGCCATTGGAAACCTCCATCTGGGGGCGGGTAAAAGCGCAAAAACGCTGA
- a CDS encoding AAA family ATPase, which translates to MSDDAQRLATRITRLVQALSTGVYERDRAFKLCLLAALTGQSVFLLGPPGIGKSLIARRIMHAFKEGTAFEYLMNRFSTPEELFGPLSIQALKEEGRYVRLTEGYLPESTVVFLDEIWKAGPAILNTLLTVVNEKVYRNGNQEIKVPMRLLITASNELPDGDSSLEPLYDRMLLRVYADKVAEKGHFQAMINDTSDVYGDPVPEGLKITEEEYERWQREVKNVTLPEPVFEKLYQLKLLVDERQEANPELDLYISDRRWKKSVSLLRASAYYNGRMTVSPTDLLILRNCLWRDMATRERIQGVMSEYAREVAFEQGETQRQILFLQGELARLERSRAEGMAPGLKRTSGLRGERVELNLDEALKENRAAVGPMVTLLPLIPCGPVSQEVEEPLLRLRVAEGELQKRVAAGEGTAAVFINDLERNAYHVQLGLDAEQRLIIKDVAGAEIPLAVLGPWAVSRDTRDGWDNALAHIVSETRTLVQDANIHRRNFNATMPHNFIDTDLTDMVTDSLDDLAEQLAALEQGIEQAQALGARIRAAYDAV; encoded by the coding sequence ATGTCCGACGACGCGCAGCGATTAGCTACCCGCATCACTCGCCTGGTTCAGGCGCTCTCTACCGGGGTCTACGAGCGCGATCGCGCCTTTAAGCTCTGTTTGCTGGCGGCCCTGACCGGTCAGAGCGTGTTTCTGCTGGGCCCGCCGGGGATCGGCAAAAGCCTGATCGCCCGCCGCATCATGCACGCCTTTAAAGAGGGCACCGCCTTCGAATACCTGATGAATCGCTTCTCTACTCCCGAGGAGTTGTTCGGCCCCCTCTCCATCCAGGCCCTGAAAGAGGAGGGACGTTACGTCCGCCTTACCGAAGGCTACCTGCCGGAATCCACCGTGGTGTTCCTGGATGAGATCTGGAAAGCCGGTCCGGCCATTCTGAATACCCTGCTGACCGTGGTGAATGAGAAGGTCTACCGCAACGGCAATCAGGAGATCAAAGTGCCGATGCGGCTGTTGATCACCGCCTCCAACGAGCTGCCGGATGGCGATTCCAGCCTGGAGCCGCTGTACGACCGCATGTTGCTCCGGGTCTACGCCGACAAGGTGGCAGAGAAGGGCCACTTCCAGGCGATGATCAATGACACCTCCGACGTTTACGGTGACCCGGTGCCCGAGGGGCTCAAGATCACCGAAGAGGAGTACGAGCGCTGGCAGCGGGAAGTGAAAAACGTCACCCTGCCGGAGCCGGTGTTCGAGAAGCTGTACCAACTGAAGCTGCTGGTGGACGAACGTCAGGAAGCCAACCCGGAGCTGGACCTCTACATCTCCGATCGACGCTGGAAAAAGTCGGTGTCGCTGCTGCGTGCATCCGCCTACTACAACGGCCGCATGACCGTCTCCCCCACCGACCTGCTGATCCTGCGTAACTGTTTGTGGCGCGATATGGCCACCCGTGAGCGGATCCAGGGCGTCATGAGCGAATACGCCCGGGAAGTGGCGTTTGAGCAGGGGGAAACCCAGCGTCAAATCCTGTTCCTGCAGGGCGAATTGGCGCGGTTGGAGCGCTCCCGGGCTGAAGGGATGGCGCCGGGGCTGAAGCGCACCAGCGGCCTGCGCGGTGAGCGGGTAGAACTGAATCTGGACGAGGCGCTGAAGGAGAACCGGGCGGCGGTAGGCCCCATGGTGACCCTGCTGCCGCTGATCCCCTGTGGCCCGGTCAGTCAGGAGGTTGAAGAGCCGCTGCTGCGGCTGCGGGTGGCGGAAGGTGAACTGCAGAAACGGGTGGCCGCCGGTGAAGGCACCGCCGCGGTGTTCATCAATGACCTGGAGCGCAACGCCTACCATGTTCAGCTCGGACTGGATGCGGAGCAGCGCCTGATCATCAAGGATGTGGCCGGGGCGGAGATCCCGCTGGCGGTGCTGGGTCCCTGGGCGGTCAGCCGTGACACCCGCGATGGCTGGGATAACGCGCTGGCGCACATCGTCTCGGAAACCCGCACCCTGGTGCAGGACGCCAATATCCACCGTCGCAACTTCAACGCCACCATGCCCCACAACTTTATCGATACCGACCTGACCGACATGGTGACTGACAGCCTCGATGATCTGGCTGAGCAGCTGGCGGCACTGGAGCAGGGCATCGAGCAGGCGCAGGCGCTGGGGGCGCGCATTCGGGCCGCTTACGATGCCGTTTGA